One stretch of Brevibacillus laterosporus DNA includes these proteins:
- a CDS encoding CCA tRNA nucleotidyltransferase — translation MKEEAKKVLKKLEAHGYEAYFVGGCVRDWLLHRPVHDIDICTNAHPCDIMNLFPDHIPTGLQHGTITVKQDGYLFEVTTFRTEGIYEDFRRPSEVKYVNEVVEDLARRDFTINAMAMKHNKELIDPFFGLEDVNDHVIRAVGDANRRFQEDALRLVRAVRFASQLGFQIEDDTRKAMREKAPLLIHIAVERVREECNKAIDSKHPDKGFQYAQQTKLFQAIPALQQLFDQSTLQLWRLHTVESIIHKWVLLFFAADFTWEQSRELCRYLKMSRKEEETIMYLMQQITLLQPTWDQCQFIDWTRLIMKSGWERCYDLEKVLDALWWNDLSRKKVTLQTAFDNMTVKTLKELAVDGSDIRKISDQKQGVWIQQTLEYLWECTVAGELTNEPEVLLMAAKDFIQNEKALYVDDNK, via the coding sequence ATGAAAGAAGAAGCAAAAAAGGTACTAAAAAAATTGGAAGCGCACGGCTACGAAGCTTATTTTGTCGGCGGTTGCGTCAGGGATTGGCTTCTTCACCGTCCTGTTCATGATATAGATATATGTACAAATGCCCATCCGTGCGACATTATGAATTTGTTCCCCGATCATATTCCCACGGGATTACAGCATGGAACCATAACAGTTAAGCAGGATGGCTATCTGTTTGAAGTGACGACATTTCGGACGGAGGGAATATATGAAGATTTTCGTCGACCAAGCGAAGTTAAGTATGTAAATGAAGTGGTAGAGGACTTAGCGCGCCGGGATTTTACGATTAATGCGATGGCGATGAAACACAACAAAGAATTAATTGATCCTTTTTTTGGTTTGGAGGATGTAAACGATCATGTAATTCGTGCTGTGGGTGATGCTAATCGTAGATTTCAGGAAGATGCATTACGCCTCGTTCGGGCTGTTCGTTTTGCTTCTCAGCTAGGTTTTCAGATTGAAGATGATACAAGAAAGGCTATGAGGGAAAAGGCACCGTTGCTGATCCATATTGCCGTAGAGAGGGTTCGTGAAGAGTGTAATAAGGCCATTGATAGCAAGCATCCAGATAAAGGATTTCAATACGCTCAACAAACTAAGCTATTTCAAGCTATCCCGGCTCTGCAACAATTATTTGACCAGTCAACGCTTCAGTTGTGGAGATTACATACTGTAGAGAGCATAATCCATAAGTGGGTGTTATTATTCTTTGCTGCTGATTTCACTTGGGAGCAGTCCCGCGAGTTATGCCGATACCTCAAGATGTCACGAAAAGAAGAAGAAACAATCATGTATCTCATGCAACAAATTACGCTTCTTCAGCCAACATGGGATCAATGCCAATTTATAGACTGGACCAGATTAATTATGAAGTCTGGCTGGGAACGTTGTTATGATTTGGAAAAAGTGCTGGATGCCTTGTGGTGGAATGATCTTTCACGAAAGAAGGTCACACTTCAAACTGCCTTTGATAATATGACAGTGAAAACATTGAAAGAGTTGGCTGTGGACGGGTCCGATATAAGAAAGATAAGTGATCAAAAACAAGGTGTTTGGATTCAACAAACCTTGGAGTATCTGTGGGAGTGTACTGTAGCTGGTGAACTTACTAACGAACCAGAAGTATTGCTGATGGCAGCAAAAGATTTTATACAGAATGAGAAGGCACTATACGTGGACGATAATAAATAA
- a CDS encoding biotin--[acetyl-CoA-carboxylase] ligase: MNIKQEILRAFRNHPHEFISGEYLSQNCNCTRAAVWKHIEELRQEGYEFEAVRKSGYRLVSSPDSLSAEEILSAMQTERIGKNIVAYETVPTTQVLAHELASKGAPEGTLVVADQQIGGKGRLGRVWHSPKGTGIWMSLVLRPVIPIGRAPQMTLLTAVAMAKTIQEFQISVKIKWPNDIFVQGKKVCGILTELHAEADRVNYLIIGIGINVNNQQSDFDPALQEIATSLRLALGEPLKRSQFIQAFCRQFEQLYLSYLSDGFSQIKIEWEALSMSLHRRVTVRTLQTVLEGEATGLNDEGVLLLRDDQGVMHKVYSADIEYSET, translated from the coding sequence ATGAATATTAAGCAAGAAATATTGCGTGCGTTTCGTAATCATCCACATGAATTTATTTCGGGTGAATATTTAAGTCAAAATTGTAACTGCACACGAGCAGCTGTATGGAAACACATAGAAGAGCTACGTCAAGAGGGATATGAGTTTGAAGCGGTGCGCAAATCGGGGTATCGACTCGTTTCCTCCCCAGATTCGTTATCTGCTGAAGAGATTTTATCTGCAATGCAAACAGAGCGTATTGGAAAAAATATAGTAGCCTATGAAACGGTTCCAACAACACAGGTATTGGCACATGAACTGGCTTCCAAGGGTGCGCCTGAGGGAACTTTAGTAGTAGCTGATCAACAAATAGGTGGTAAAGGTCGTTTAGGTCGGGTCTGGCACTCACCAAAAGGGACAGGCATTTGGATGAGTTTGGTGTTGCGTCCGGTCATACCAATCGGACGTGCTCCCCAAATGACGTTGTTAACAGCGGTTGCTATGGCTAAAACAATTCAAGAGTTTCAGATCTCTGTTAAAATTAAATGGCCTAATGATATCTTTGTACAGGGCAAAAAAGTATGCGGGATTTTGACAGAGCTACATGCGGAGGCCGACCGTGTAAATTATTTAATTATTGGGATCGGCATCAATGTAAATAATCAACAATCAGATTTTGATCCAGCACTCCAAGAAATTGCAACCTCGTTACGTCTAGCGTTAGGTGAGCCATTGAAGAGATCCCAATTTATTCAAGCATTTTGTCGTCAATTTGAACAATTATATCTGTCGTATTTGAGCGACGGATTCAGTCAAATCAAGATTGAATGGGAAGCTCTTTCGATGTCCTTGCATCGTCGTGTCACAGTCCGTACTCTACAAACAGTACTGGAAGGTGAGGCAACAGGTTTAAATGATGAGGGAGTACTTTTGCTACGTGATGATCAGGGAGTCATGCACAAGGTGTATTCCGCTGATATTGAGTATAGCGAGACCTAG
- the panB gene encoding 3-methyl-2-oxobutanoate hydroxymethyltransferase, whose translation MSNVQEKKPVTTSKLRQMKQKNEPITMLTAYDYPSAKLADEAGIDILLVGDSLGMVVLGYESTVSVTMDDMVHHTKAVTRAAKTAFVVADMPFLTCHGTVEEAIHHAGRLIQEGNAKAVKIEGGEEILPIVKRCTKAGIPVMGHLGLTPQSVHQLGGYKVQGKDLESAKQLITDAKALEEAGAFGIVLECVPAEVTAKVTEAVEIPVIGIGAGAVCDGQVLVFHDVLSYASSITPKFVKSYAQIGDMIQSAISQYVLEVRNKQFPEQRHAFAASEETIQQLYGEEVRR comes from the coding sequence GTGTCTAATGTGCAAGAAAAGAAACCTGTAACGACGTCCAAATTACGTCAGATGAAACAAAAAAATGAGCCAATTACCATGCTTACCGCCTATGATTATCCCTCTGCGAAATTGGCAGATGAAGCTGGAATAGACATCCTGTTAGTGGGAGATTCCCTTGGCATGGTTGTGCTAGGCTATGAGTCTACGGTGTCAGTCACCATGGATGACATGGTTCATCACACAAAAGCCGTTACACGTGCGGCAAAAACAGCATTTGTTGTAGCGGACATGCCATTTCTGACGTGCCACGGTACCGTAGAGGAAGCAATTCACCATGCTGGCCGATTAATTCAAGAAGGCAACGCAAAGGCTGTGAAGATTGAAGGGGGAGAAGAGATTCTTCCTATTGTCAAAAGGTGTACAAAAGCTGGAATTCCTGTAATGGGTCATTTGGGGTTAACACCGCAATCCGTCCATCAATTAGGCGGTTATAAGGTACAAGGAAAAGATCTAGAATCCGCAAAGCAATTAATAACTGATGCAAAAGCTTTAGAAGAAGCCGGAGCCTTTGGTATTGTTTTGGAATGCGTACCAGCAGAGGTAACAGCGAAGGTAACTGAAGCTGTAGAAATTCCCGTGATTGGCATTGGGGCAGGAGCAGTGTGCGATGGGCAGGTTCTCGTGTTCCACGATGTGCTATCCTATGCCTCCAGTATTACACCTAAATTTGTAAAATCATACGCCCAGATCGGTGACATGATTCAGTCAGCGATTTCTCAATATGTATTAGAAGTAAGAAACAAACAATTTCCCGAACAACGACACGCTTTTGCAGCCTCGGAGGAGACCATTCAGCAATTATATGGAGAAGAGGTACGACGATGA
- a CDS encoding pantoate--beta-alanine ligase produces MITISTIRELREALSVYKREGKTIGFVPTMGYLHEGHLSLVQRAKGETDVVVMSIFVNPLQFGPNEDFSVYPRDLARDQELAQNEGVDYLFAPSVEEMYPRPMLTNVSVQNVTEALCGLSRPGHFDGVATVVTKLFNIVGADKAFFGQKDAQQVAVIEQMVYDLQMPVQIVPCPIYREVDGLAMSSRNVFMSEEERSQALILSKSLRHAEEVIANQQRDVAVLINEVRYLIQSQPLADIEYVEVKRYPDMSDIELLKTGDRILFALAVKFGRTRLIDNVILTVVD; encoded by the coding sequence ATGATTACGATTAGCACCATTAGAGAATTGCGTGAAGCGCTTTCCGTATACAAACGGGAAGGGAAAACGATCGGATTTGTGCCAACAATGGGGTATTTACATGAGGGACATCTCAGTCTTGTACAGCGAGCAAAAGGCGAAACAGATGTGGTGGTCATGAGCATTTTTGTTAACCCACTCCAATTTGGTCCAAACGAGGATTTTTCCGTCTATCCGCGTGATCTAGCTCGTGATCAGGAATTAGCGCAGAATGAAGGAGTAGACTACCTATTTGCTCCGTCTGTAGAGGAAATGTATCCACGCCCCATGCTGACGAATGTTTCTGTGCAAAACGTTACGGAAGCCTTGTGTGGGTTATCGCGACCGGGTCATTTTGATGGAGTAGCAACAGTGGTCACCAAGCTATTTAACATTGTGGGTGCTGATAAAGCTTTCTTTGGTCAAAAAGACGCTCAACAGGTAGCCGTCATTGAACAAATGGTGTATGATTTACAAATGCCTGTACAGATCGTTCCATGCCCTATTTATCGAGAAGTGGATGGATTGGCAATGAGCTCTCGCAATGTATTTATGTCGGAAGAGGAACGATCACAAGCATTAATCCTCTCCAAAAGTTTGCGTCATGCAGAAGAGGTGATTGCTAATCAGCAAAGAGACGTAGCAGTGCTTATTAACGAAGTGCGCTATCTCATCCAAAGTCAACCTTTGGCAGATATAGAATATGTAGAAGTGAAACGTTATCCTGACATGAGCGATATAGAACTTCTAAAAACTGGGGATAGAATTTTATTTGCTCTCGCAGTAAAATTTGGTCGTACGCGTTTAATTGATAACGTAATACTTACTGTTGTCGATTAA
- a CDS encoding aspartate 1-decarboxylase, with amino-acid sequence MFRTMMTAKIHRATVTEANLNYVGSITIDKDILDALDLLPNEKVQIVNNNNGARLETYIIEGEPGSGVICLNGAAARLVQPGDVVIIIAYAMMKDEQARNHKPKVAIMDEHNKIAQLLAEEVHATIL; translated from the coding sequence ATGTTTCGTACAATGATGACCGCCAAAATTCACCGTGCTACCGTAACGGAAGCGAATTTAAATTATGTAGGTAGCATAACGATAGATAAAGATATCCTGGACGCACTTGATTTGTTACCAAATGAGAAAGTTCAGATTGTAAATAATAATAACGGAGCGCGTCTTGAAACATACATTATTGAAGGTGAACCGGGCAGTGGTGTTATTTGTTTAAATGGAGCTGCTGCAAGGCTCGTTCAGCCAGGGGATGTGGTTATCATCATTGCTTATGCGATGATGAAAGATGAGCAGGCTCGCAATCATAAGCCTAAGGTAGCCATTATGGACGAGCATAATAAAATCGCTCAATTACTTGCAGAAGAGGTACATGCTACCATTTTATAG
- the dinG gene encoding ATP-dependent helicase DinG: MKQFIVVDFETTGNQPRQGDSIIQIGAVVVENGQIIESYSTFVKPKKKIPPFITQLTGITNKMVSNAPSMEDVLPDLLRLLAGRVFVAHNAAFDLNFLQEALLSQGYYPFDGPILDTVELARVLLPTQSGYRLVELTSDFEIKHENPHQADSDAIATAHLLLRLLDTINKLPLITIQGLQMMISSFRFDVGTLLREIEMEKLIHSFPVEEAGSFASAPPTPEEAGKYDLFRNLGLKQRKKWTEKKSEQVPIHFHFEPFLERMVAVDGDGFALHHENYERREPQEAMMHAVNQAFTDQKHLLVEAGTGTGKSLGYLLPSILWARTHKQQVIVSTHTIHLQDQLFQKDIPLLQKALPFTFRVAQLKGRGNYLCLRKFEQSIETQEGSTQDIQLAKAQILTWLTETTTGDVEELSLSPSGQSFWQSVKSDTASCLNRECPWFSRCFYFQAKQQAKEADVIIVNHALLISDIEKENGVLPSFEIAIIDEAHQLDEVASQHFGTQLSSIEMFQLIEQLGVEGDKQMLLMFANELKVWQSAEKPRIEQHLQQVKVEQQILKEAVTNWLQLFYHWGTERSVETGESQRATLRYKKEDFEEKYKKLGKSTNLVLQKLGDVAKEVEQLLAILLQQQAEVPYSLQRLQTDVTGLVEEINHVAIKLHFLLIEEQDGHVSWMETETRTSRKQLFFFKTPLDIADTLRTTLLEPKRSVIMTSATLTVKNKFTYFMERMGFADLPEERVETLSLPSPFDYGQQGLIVIPSDFPSVKKEGEQLFVEAVIAGCVDAVRASEGRTMILFTSYSMLKSVYEGMKSLLEGEEFELLGHGIDSSNRSKLVRRFQTGSKTVLLGTNSFWEGVDIPGDVLSCLIIVRLPFQPPNHPLLEGRSERLKAEKKNPFMTLSLPHAVIRFKQGVGRLIRQQTDRGVVIVFDTRIIEARYGRMFLQSLPPYQVETGPWTTLRESIAPFLQGNSR; encoded by the coding sequence GTGAAGCAGTTCATCGTCGTAGATTTTGAAACTACGGGTAATCAGCCACGGCAGGGAGACTCGATCATTCAGATCGGTGCTGTCGTGGTAGAGAATGGACAAATAATAGAAAGTTACTCCACATTTGTAAAACCAAAGAAAAAAATCCCGCCATTCATCACGCAATTAACGGGAATAACTAATAAGATGGTCAGCAATGCTCCTTCTATGGAAGATGTGCTACCTGATTTGTTACGCCTATTAGCTGGGCGTGTTTTTGTAGCGCATAACGCAGCGTTCGACTTGAACTTTTTGCAAGAAGCCCTGCTGAGCCAGGGCTATTACCCATTTGATGGGCCTATTTTGGATACAGTGGAATTAGCACGTGTATTGTTGCCTACGCAAAGTGGCTACCGGCTAGTGGAGCTAACATCTGATTTTGAAATTAAGCATGAAAATCCACATCAAGCAGACAGTGACGCTATTGCTACTGCGCATTTATTGTTACGATTGTTAGATACTATAAATAAGCTTCCTCTTATCACCATTCAAGGGTTGCAGATGATGATTTCTTCTTTCCGTTTTGATGTAGGTACTTTGTTAAGAGAGATTGAGATGGAGAAGTTAATACATAGTTTTCCTGTAGAAGAGGCAGGTTCCTTTGCAAGTGCACCTCCTACACCAGAGGAAGCAGGGAAGTATGATCTGTTTCGAAATCTTGGTCTAAAACAACGCAAGAAATGGACAGAAAAAAAATCGGAACAAGTACCGATTCATTTTCATTTTGAACCATTTTTGGAGCGGATGGTTGCAGTAGATGGGGACGGATTTGCGCTTCATCATGAAAATTATGAAAGACGTGAGCCACAGGAAGCGATGATGCATGCTGTGAACCAAGCTTTTACTGATCAGAAGCATTTATTGGTGGAAGCGGGAACAGGGACGGGTAAATCGTTGGGCTATTTGTTGCCAAGTATTTTATGGGCACGTACGCATAAACAGCAAGTAATTGTGAGTACGCACACGATTCATTTGCAGGACCAACTTTTTCAAAAAGATATTCCTCTGTTGCAGAAAGCATTGCCGTTTACCTTTCGAGTTGCCCAATTAAAGGGAAGAGGAAATTATCTGTGCTTGCGAAAATTTGAACAAAGCATAGAGACACAAGAAGGGTCAACACAAGACATACAGTTAGCTAAAGCACAAATATTAACATGGCTCACAGAAACAACTACGGGTGATGTGGAAGAGCTTAGTCTAAGTCCGAGTGGGCAATCGTTCTGGCAATCAGTCAAGAGCGATACAGCTTCCTGTCTGAATCGTGAGTGTCCATGGTTTAGCCGTTGTTTTTACTTTCAAGCGAAACAACAAGCAAAAGAAGCTGATGTGATTATTGTTAATCATGCTTTATTAATTAGTGATATTGAAAAAGAGAATGGCGTCTTGCCTTCATTTGAGATTGCAATTATTGATGAGGCTCACCAACTTGATGAAGTAGCAAGCCAACACTTTGGTACCCAGTTGTCTAGTATAGAAATGTTTCAATTAATAGAGCAACTAGGGGTTGAGGGTGACAAGCAGATGCTCCTCATGTTTGCCAATGAATTGAAGGTGTGGCAATCAGCTGAGAAACCGAGGATAGAACAGCATCTGCAACAAGTTAAGGTAGAGCAACAGATATTAAAAGAGGCTGTCACAAACTGGCTACAGCTATTTTATCACTGGGGTACCGAACGAAGTGTGGAAACAGGAGAATCTCAGAGAGCCACACTGCGATATAAAAAAGAAGACTTTGAGGAAAAATATAAAAAACTTGGGAAATCAACCAATCTAGTTTTACAAAAATTAGGCGATGTAGCCAAGGAAGTTGAACAGTTACTGGCCATTTTGTTACAACAACAAGCAGAAGTTCCGTATTCATTACAACGATTGCAAACTGATGTTACTGGTTTAGTAGAAGAGATCAATCATGTGGCTATAAAACTTCACTTTTTGTTAATAGAAGAGCAGGATGGGCATGTAAGCTGGATGGAAACAGAGACAAGAACGTCTCGTAAACAGCTCTTTTTCTTTAAAACACCACTTGATATAGCAGATACCTTGCGTACGACATTATTAGAGCCAAAACGAAGTGTTATTATGACATCTGCTACATTAACCGTGAAGAACAAGTTTACCTACTTTATGGAGCGCATGGGATTTGCTGATCTTCCAGAAGAACGAGTAGAAACGCTCTCTCTTCCATCCCCCTTTGACTATGGACAACAAGGACTCATTGTGATTCCTTCCGATTTTCCCTCTGTAAAAAAAGAGGGAGAACAACTATTCGTGGAAGCTGTTATTGCTGGCTGTGTTGATGCTGTTCGAGCAAGTGAGGGTCGGACCATGATTCTCTTTACCTCATACAGTATGTTGAAAAGTGTCTATGAAGGAATGAAAAGCTTATTGGAAGGTGAAGAGTTCGAATTACTTGGTCATGGCATTGATTCAAGTAACAGAAGTAAGCTGGTACGTCGCTTTCAGACAGGGTCAAAAACGGTGCTTTTAGGAACGAATAGCTTCTGGGAAGGTGTAGATATACCAGGAGATGTGTTGAGCTGCCTGATTATTGTACGTTTACCCTTTCAGCCTCCCAATCATCCGCTTTTGGAAGGACGTTCGGAGAGACTAAAGGCAGAGAAAAAGAATCCTTTCATGACGCTTTCCTTGCCGCATGCTGTTATTCGTTTTAAGCAGGGAGTAGGTCGATTAATACGTCAACAAACAGATCGTGGTGTCGTAATTGTGTTTGATACACGTATTATAGAAGCCAGATATGGCCGGATGTTCTTGCAATCCTTGCCACCTTATCAGGTAGAAACCGGTCCATGGACTACGTTGCGTGAGAGTATTGCTCCATTTTTGCAAGGAAACAGTAGATAA
- a CDS encoding MBL fold metallo-hydrolase — translation MTAKRFNLWIAICIGMMILAFSQTVEASRPIAILHTLQNIEDPDAVEQEEDFVGLTTTFFSLPEGESTLIRFPTGKTMLVDTGSERDTEKLVSLLLERHITKVDYLLLTNDLPTHIGGYEKLAEKIQFDKIYMSKLTALAIHSNIHISREKQVVYVNEKDQLLEGKDVVITFLHPSENLFLSPQDNSLVFCLTQGELQFLFTSAINEKAEERLLSKYPSLLPAEIVKVAAQGSNQATTQPFLTRVDPQVAVVQTGISRGQWKDSMREVLERLEESWADTYVTSRDGSITILSNGQDYKVLKAVKTSTRDR, via the coding sequence ATGACCGCAAAGCGATTCAACCTATGGATAGCTATTTGTATAGGCATGATGATTCTTGCATTTTCCCAAACAGTAGAAGCAAGTCGACCTATTGCGATTTTGCACACACTACAGAATATCGAAGATCCTGATGCTGTAGAACAGGAGGAAGATTTCGTTGGATTGACCACGACTTTTTTCTCCTTACCAGAAGGCGAGAGTACTCTTATTCGATTTCCTACCGGTAAAACAATGTTGGTTGACACCGGGAGCGAGCGAGATACAGAAAAATTGGTTTCCTTGCTACTTGAACGACATATTACAAAAGTAGATTACCTATTATTGACAAACGATTTACCAACCCATATTGGTGGCTATGAGAAGTTAGCAGAGAAGATTCAATTTGATAAGATTTACATGTCAAAATTGACAGCGTTGGCAATTCACAGTAATATCCATATATCTAGGGAAAAGCAAGTTGTGTATGTAAACGAAAAAGATCAGTTATTAGAGGGGAAAGATGTGGTGATCACGTTTTTACATCCCAGCGAAAATCTGTTTTTGTCACCACAGGATAACTCGCTCGTTTTTTGTCTGACACAGGGAGAGCTTCAATTTTTATTTACCAGTGCCATCAATGAAAAAGCAGAAGAGCGTTTATTATCAAAGTATCCCTCTCTATTACCCGCAGAGATTGTAAAAGTGGCAGCACAAGGGAGCAATCAAGCCACTACACAACCTTTCTTGACAAGGGTAGATCCACAGGTTGCCGTGGTGCAAACAGGCATCTCCAGAGGGCAATGGAAAGACTCCATGCGCGAAGTATTAGAGCGCTTGGAAGAATCATGGGCGGATACCTATGTGACCAGTCGGGATGGCTCGATCACCATTCTCTCTAACGGACAAGATTATAAGGTTCTAAAGGCAGTCAAGACCTCTACACGTGATAGATAA
- a CDS encoding redox-sensing transcriptional repressor Rex yields MGKVPKISEAVVRRLPIYLRYLTNLQELQVKTVSSQQMGKTMDINPAQIRKDLSAFGDFGKKGIGYDVDYLIEKIRHILKLDQVIHVALVGAGNLGQAISNYNVYLKDNMKIVSIFDADPHKIGKDLGGLVIEPIEQMEAIIQEKQIRMAIITTPASAAQEVANKLIEAGIEAILNFAPTTIRTEKEVKIDHNDLTSSLQSLAYYLN; encoded by the coding sequence ATGGGGAAAGTACCAAAAATTTCTGAAGCGGTCGTTCGCCGTCTGCCGATCTATTTGCGATATTTAACAAACTTACAGGAATTACAAGTTAAAACCGTGTCCTCCCAACAAATGGGCAAAACAATGGACATTAACCCGGCCCAGATTCGAAAAGATTTATCTGCATTCGGTGATTTTGGGAAAAAAGGAATTGGGTATGACGTAGATTATTTGATTGAAAAGATTCGTCATATATTAAAATTGGATCAAGTCATTCATGTAGCGTTGGTGGGAGCCGGTAACTTGGGACAAGCCATTTCTAATTACAATGTGTATTTAAAAGATAATATGAAAATTGTTTCCATTTTTGATGCAGACCCGCATAAAATAGGCAAAGATTTAGGCGGATTGGTCATAGAACCGATTGAACAGATGGAGGCTATTATTCAGGAAAAACAAATTCGAATGGCGATCATTACGACTCCTGCTTCCGCCGCACAAGAGGTTGCAAATAAGCTGATTGAAGCAGGAATAGAAGCGATCCTGAATTTTGCTCCAACAACTATTCGAACGGAAAAAGAAGTGAAAATTGATCATAATGATTTGACATCCAGTTTGCAAAGTTTAGCTTACTATTTAAATTAA
- a CDS encoding amidohydrolase: MKIITNATVITVNEQNEVIYNGAVGFDGGKITYVGKTPDDLSAYSEVIDGTNKYLMPGLINTHGHVGMSLLRGFADDLPLKQWLEEKMWPMEGQFTAEHVKWGTAISIIEMIRTGTTTFVDMYDHMDTVAQEVEASGMRGVLCRGVIGFCSEEERQQKLQEAASFAVRWNGAANGRIHTMMSPHAPYTCSPEYIQQILEKAIELNVPLHIHMSESKAEVAQNEQDYGVRPVAHLENLGVFNHPTLVAHAVHLTDEEIDTLAKYDVKVAHNPISNLKLASGVARVPEMLAKGVCVSLATDSSASNNNLNLFEELKLAAILHKGVSFDPEVVPAEEALRMATRYAADAVFQKDSLGSLEEGKKADMIMLNAAQAHYHPANDPISHVVYAANGYDVTDTIVDGQFLMKDKELITMDEQKAIDEVNRVFASLNQ, encoded by the coding sequence ATGAAAATCATTACCAATGCAACCGTAATTACTGTAAATGAACAAAACGAGGTTATTTATAATGGAGCGGTTGGCTTTGACGGGGGAAAAATTACATATGTAGGTAAGACACCAGATGATTTATCAGCGTACAGCGAAGTCATTGACGGAACGAACAAATATCTAATGCCTGGATTAATTAATACACATGGTCATGTGGGCATGTCCTTACTACGTGGATTTGCAGATGATCTACCTTTGAAGCAATGGCTTGAAGAAAAAATGTGGCCGATGGAAGGTCAATTCACGGCAGAGCATGTGAAATGGGGTACAGCTATTTCTATTATCGAGATGATCCGTACAGGTACAACTACCTTTGTAGATATGTACGATCACATGGATACAGTAGCCCAAGAAGTAGAAGCATCTGGTATGCGTGGTGTATTATGCCGAGGAGTGATTGGTTTTTGCTCGGAAGAAGAGCGTCAGCAAAAATTACAAGAAGCGGCATCATTCGCAGTGCGTTGGAACGGTGCAGCTAACGGTCGTATCCACACGATGATGTCACCGCATGCTCCATATACGTGCTCTCCTGAGTACATCCAACAAATCTTAGAAAAAGCTATTGAACTAAATGTTCCCTTACATATTCACATGTCTGAATCTAAAGCAGAAGTAGCACAGAATGAGCAGGATTACGGTGTACGTCCAGTTGCTCACTTAGAAAATCTAGGTGTGTTTAATCACCCTACATTAGTTGCACATGCTGTACATTTAACAGATGAAGAGATTGATACGTTGGCAAAATATGACGTAAAAGTGGCACATAACCCAATTAGTAATTTAAAACTGGCTAGTGGTGTAGCACGGGTGCCTGAGATGCTTGCGAAAGGTGTTTGTGTAAGTTTAGCAACCGATAGTTCTGCTAGTAACAATAACCTGAACCTATTCGAAGAGTTAAAATTAGCAGCTATCCTTCATAAAGGTGTTTCCTTCGATCCAGAAGTAGTCCCAGCAGAAGAGGCACTTCGTATGGCAACTCGCTATGCGGCAGATGCTGTGTTCCAAAAAGATAGCTTAGGGTCTCTAGAAGAAGGTAAAAAAGCAGATATGATCATGTTGAATGCTGCACAAGCTCACTACCATCCTGCAAATGACCCTATTTCTCATGTTGTATATGCAGCGAATGGCTATGATGTAACAGATACAATTGTTGATGGTCAATTCTTAATGAAAGATAAAGAGCTGATTACAATGGATGAACAAAAAGCAATTGATGAAGTGAACCGTGTGTTTGCATCATTAAATCAATAA